The Longimicrobiales bacterium nucleotide sequence GCCCGCGGCGGCGCTGGGGCAGCAGACGGGTCGGATCGCCGGAACCGTGAGCGGCAGCGATGGGCAGCCGCTCGTGGATGTGGAGCTGACCGTGGTCGGCACCACGCTGCGCGCCGTCAGCGGGGCGGGCGGGATCTACCGGATCGATAACGTGCCGGAAGGGCGGCAGCAGGTGCGTGCCACTCACTTCGGCTTCGCACAGGCGGTGGTGCGGGACGTGATCGTCCGGGCGGGCGCCGAAACCCGTGTCGACATCACCGCTCAGCCGACTGCGTTCACGCTCGGCTCCGTCGTCGTGTCCGCATCCCGCGGCGCACAGCGGGTGCAGGACGCCCCCGCCACGATCACACGCATCGATGCCGCGCAGATCGAGAACACGGTCGGCAACAGTTTCAGCGGCGCGCTCAAGCAGGTGACCGGACTGGACTTCATCCAGGTCGGCGTCACGGCCGCTGCAGTCAATGCGCGCGGATTCAACTCCTCGTTCAACAATCGCATGCTGATGATCGAGGACGGCCGCATCGCCGTGCTGCCGGAGAACGGCCTGCCCGTCGGCACATTCACGGCCGTACCCAAGCTCGATCTGGCCGCCGTCGAGGTGCTCGTCGGCCCCGGCGCCGCACTCTATGGTGCTGACGCGTCCAATGGCGTGATCACGCTCACCACGAAGGATCCGCGCAGCTACCCCGGCACACAGATCGAGGTCGCGGGAGGGACGCGCAGCTATTTCGATGTGCAGGCGCGCCACGCCGGCGTCGCCGGACGGATCGGCTACAAGGCCGCCATGGAGTTCCAGCGTGCTGACGACTTCAGCAACGTGCTGCAGTACAACATCGCGGGCGTCGGCCCGACACCCGAGACCGGTATCGGCGGCGAGGTGGACTGGACGAGCCAGGTCACACGCGGTTCGGGCGGTCTGTTCTACTACCTGGACAACAGCACGTTCGAGTTCAGCGGCGGCATGAGTGTGAGCGACGGCGTCGGCCAGACGAATGTCGGTCGCAACCAGCTCGACGGCTGGCAGTACAACTTTGCGCAGCTGGAATGGACACACCCGAACTGGTATGCGAACGCGTACCGCACGCAGTCGAAGTCCGGGGACTCATACGCGCTGAACCGCTTCACCGAGCGCAAGGCGATCACACCCAGCATGGATGACGAGGCCGCACGCCTGGCATCCGACTGGCCGAGCGACGGCCAGCTCTATGCAGCGGAGATCCAGAACAACTTCCGCATTCCGCAGCTACTGAACACGCGCCTGGTCTGGGGTGCGCAGTATCGCCACGACGTAGTCAGCAGCGATCGCCAGTGGCTGACTGACCGGCTTACGGGCGAGGATCTTACGATCGACCAGAAGGGCGTCTACGCGCAGCTCGAGGTGCCGGTGCACAACATGCTCGACTTCGTCGTGGCCGGGCGGTATGACGACCACG carries:
- a CDS encoding TonB-dependent receptor translates to MTYHTKMCGWQTVFAALLLVLLPAAALGQQTGRIAGTVSGSDGQPLVDVELTVVGTTLRAVSGAGGIYRIDNVPEGRQQVRATHFGFAQAVVRDVIVRAGAETRVDITAQPTAFTLGSVVVSASRGAQRVQDAPATITRIDAAQIENTVGNSFSGALKQVTGLDFIQVGVTAAAVNARGFNSSFNNRMLMIEDGRIAVLPENGLPVGTFTAVPKLDLAAVEVLVGPGAALYGADASNGVITLTTKDPRSYPGTQIEVAGGTRSYFDVQARHAGVAGRIGYKAAMEFQRADDFSNVLQYNIAGVGPTPETGIGGEVDWTSQVTRGSGGLFYYLDNSTFEFSGGMSVSDGVGQTNVGRNQLDGWQYNFAQLEWTHPNWYANAYRTQSKSGDSYALNRFTERKAITPSMDDEAARLASDWPSDGQLYAAEIQNNFRIPQLLNTRLVWGAQYRHDVVSSDRQWLTDRLTGEDLTIDQKGVYAQLEVPVHNMLDFVVAGRYDDHEAYDAQFSPKAAIVFKPTEDHSFRASYNRAFKSPTTLQTDFWIPDFTAVVGVYGNRHGLTSRDNNGAIVATYEGLVPEENQTVELGYKGVIARRLLLDVAVFRAEYKDFMSPLIVIANPYAATPTFAYDADGNQLTNDFGPPIALTYINMGKATLRGTDLGTRLMLGSRLDLTGTFSWADLSDVDPGPLPQGVEATALNAPAIKWTLGVDGREVLPRLGVGAVVRHVTGYRFHSGINQGKIPTFETLDLQASYRLPIQGMSVNLNVSNAFSCRTTYTDATLAGRDRSCGFDEKHAEMINMPEIGTMLFLGVRLSR